The region AGTCCACGATGACGCTGTTGAACACGCCACCGTTGGTCCCGCGCCGGAAGTTGATGCCGGTGCTGCTGGTACCGCGGCCCTGATTGCCACCGATCAAGGTGACGTTGGCCACGATCCCGTTCGACTCACTGGCACACTCGTTGTCGTCCTCGTTGTTGTCGCACTCCATCCCCTTCTCGGGGTTGGCGCCGTCGAGACCAAGGGCGGTGATCACGGCGAACTGGTGACGGCCCCGGTAGCCGAGCTGCCAGTCCAGACCGTCGTCGTCGCCCTCGAGGCCCACGAAGTAACGGCTCTTGACCGAACCACCGAACCACTCGAAGTGATCGTCGGTGCTGCGGAAGGTCTGCAGGAACTCGAGGGTCGTGCCCGTGCCCACGGCGTTGAACGTGAAGGCGTTCAACTCGTTGTTCGGGCTGATCTCGAGACCGGCGTACTCCGATCGCACGTAGCGCAGGATTCCGCTGTCGTCGGCGTCGTCGGTGCCACCGAACAAGCCCCCGTTGCCCTCGGACTCGCAACTGAACGGCCCGGCCGGGTCGTTGGTCGCACGGCAGTCCACGGCGGCCGACGGGTCGATGTCGCAGTTGGCCACGGCGCGGCCGTTGATCAGCACACCGGACCAGTCACCCGGAGCCTGCGAACCGAGCGGAGCGCCCGAGGTGAAGATGATCGGCTGATCCACGGTGCCCTCGGCCTCGATCCGGCCCCCACGGTCGATGGCCAGGTAGGCGTTGGTGCCCGGCGAACCGGTCACGACGACACCGGGATCGATCGTCAGGGTGACCCCATCGGCCACCGTCACGCGGCCGACCAGCTCGTAGCGGTTGTCGGCCGTCCAGGTGGTCCCCGGCGCGACGTTGCCACTGACGGTCACGACCGGCAGACCCGGGTCGATGTCGGTGCGGCTCGCACCACCATCGAGATCGGCGTAGATCCAACCCTGCGTCCAGGCGGCGGCACCATCACTCAGGGCGCCGGCGTGCTGGCGGTCCTCGAAGAACGGATCGATGTCGCTCACGCGGAGCAGCGACGCACCATTCTTGAACAGGGCCGGGCTGTCCGACTGGAGGTTCCAGTTGCCGCCGTCGTCGATCACGATGTAGTCCGGGTCGAGACGCGGGTCCGCGATGCGGTTGTTCACGAAGTTCGACGTGACGAAGGCCTCGGTGTCCCCACCGCTGCCCGTGTCGGTGTCGTACTGGGTACCACCACCGTTGTTGTCCCACAGGAAGTTGCCGTCGAAGGTGATGCCACCGGCCGTGGGATCGACCGGGCTGAAACTCGCCGGTACGGTCGCCCGCGGACCGTTGGCGAAGGTCGCCGCGCTGTCCATGTCGAAGCCGACGCCGTCGAAGTCCACGATGATGCTGTTGACCACACCACCATTGGTGCCGCGACGGAAGTTGGTGCCCGTGCTGCTGTCACCCCGCTGGGTGCTGCCGCCGATCAGCGTGACGTTCGCCACGATGCCGTCGGACTCGCTCGCGCACTCGTTGTCGTCCTCGTTGTTGTCGCACTCCATCCCCTTCTCGGGGTTGGCACCGGTCGGGTTCGCACCGCCCTCGTTCTGATCGCTCAGAGCGGTCACGATGGCGTACTGGTGACGGCCGCGGTAGCCGAGCTGCCAGTCCAGGCCGTCGTCGTCGCCCTCGAGGGCCACGAACCAACGGCTACGGACCGCACCACCGAACCACTCGAAGTGGTCGTCGGTGCTGCGGAAGGTCTGCAGGAACTCCAGCGTCGTGCCGCG is a window of Candidatus Krumholzibacteriia bacterium DNA encoding:
- a CDS encoding T9SS type A sorting domain-containing protein — translated: MIRQLKRTALLALGLVVLSGPAFAQGIIYDSNILFGNNGGGTQFDTDLGSGGDTEAFVTANFSRNLIGTDPLLESTYNSIEGPWRPTAGSPAIFGNAGAVELLKASDLDPFFDDVPYAGALSPDPARDWTRGWLYANTQGGLGRDDIDFGLPVVTVSGNVPPGTTWTADNRYELVGRVTVADGVTLVIEPGVVVTGSPGTNAYLAVDRGGRVQAVGTAQEPIIFTSGAPLGSQAPGDWSGVLINGRAVANCDIDPSAAVDCRATNDPAGPFSCESEGNGGLFGGTDDDDDSGILRFVRSEYAGLEISPNNELNAFTFNAVGRGTTLEFLQTFRSTDDHFEWFGGAVRSRWFVALEGDDDGLDWQLGYRGRHQYAIVTALSDQNEGGANPTGANPEKGMECDNNEDDNECASESDGIVANVTLIGGSTQRGDSSTGTNFRRGTNGGVVNSIIVDFDGVGFDMDSAATFANGPRATVPASFSPVDPTAGGITFDGNFLWDNNGGGTQYDTDTGSGGDTEAFVTSNFVNNRIADPRLDPDYIVIDDGGNWNLQSDSPALFKNGASLLRVSDIDPFFEDRQHAGALSDGAAAWTQGWIYADLDGGASRTDIDPGLPVVTVSGNVAPGTTWTADNRYELVGRVTVADGVTLTIDPGVVVTGSPGTNAYLAIDRGGRIEAEGTVDQPIIFTSGAPLGSQAPGDWSGVLINGRAVANCDIDPSAAVDCRATNDPAGPFSCESEGNGGLFGGTDDADDSGILRYVRSEYAGLEISPNNELNAFTFNAVGTGTTLEFLQTFRSTDDHFEWFGGSVKSRYFVGLEGDDDGLDWQLGYRGRHQFAVITALGLDGANPEKGMECDNNEDDNECASESNGIVANVTLIGGNQGRGTSSTGINFRRGTNGGVFNSVIVDFAGVAFDMDSAATFANGVGPRPVLQSVGTVGTGIEGGISNSAFNVSFAPNPVQTGNGMFRFTLPRSSDVRVRVFNARGRLVDTVFSGRLDAGSRELSWTPRNQANGVYFYQVQAGGQVASGKLMLVD